Proteins encoded within one genomic window of Vidua macroura isolate BioBank_ID:100142 chromosome 2, ASM2450914v1, whole genome shotgun sequence:
- the AMER2 gene encoding APC membrane recruitment protein 2, which yields MDSHCDCVEPPAAEQPSGRINKTAFKLFRRRKSGGTMPSIFGVRSRGGEGKGAGKPGMVRSRTHDGLADAVLESSKKEEPGGGEAPSREAQERPASSLGGPAGSAVAKSHSFFSLLRKNGRQAEGAEPRAGGRQKKGLKGIFSSMRWHKKDKNGKEERGETSDIPSGLIMPGSLTASLECIKEETPKPLSESPSGAGDAGPEPPREKRSGEAPAAAEEPQAGGAEPRASSPPPREEPPAAVRPPEELSRERPEPAAGEVGTAKDAAITGCGDIIADHEEDVGGGSGVCEKSTPGPSKLGATKKHPPMVAYQGGGEEMASPDQVDDTCLQEFWDMLSQTDETQTQGGGSGGGTKKPEGLKETRGTEGTQNRVVVKRGGLHQIAIHLNHKEEQKSREKEQHEGVPNSDEGYWDSTTPGPEEDSSTSIQKETLPRDSYSGDALYDLYAETDENPPAGPTNEEVPSVPRSKPVSPITTVSSLKTPSSTAKDSKIPISIKHLSSHPPSHGADASNSHHVAHHHLAKSEMHRTKIPVSKVLVRRVSNRGVAGTTVKTATYQDSAKK from the exons ATGGACTCGCACTGCGACTGTGTCGAGCCCCCGGCCGCCGAGCAGCCGTCGGGGAGGATTAACAAAACCGCTTTCAAGCTTTTCAGGAGGAGGAAGTCCGGGGGAACCATGCCGAGCATCTTCGGCGTGCGgagcagaggaggggagggtAAGGGCGCCGGCAAGCCGGGGATGGTGCGGAGCCGGACGCACGACGGCTTGGCCGATGCcgtgctggagagcagcaagaaGGAGGAACCGGGCGGCGGCGAGGCGCCGAGCCGCGAGGCGCAGGAGCGGCCGGCCAGCAGCCTCGGCGGCCCCGCCGGCAGCGCGGTGGCCAAGTCGCACAGCTTCTTCTCGCTGCTGAGGAAGAACGGCAGGCAGGCGGAGGGCGCGGAGCCGCGGGCCGGCGGCAGACAAAAGAAGGGGCTGAAGGGGATCTTCAGCAGCATGCGGTGGcacaaaaaggacaaaaacggcaaggaggagaggggggaaacCTCGGACATCCCGTCCGGCCTTATCATGCCGGGGTCCCTGACCGCCAGCCTGGAGTGCATCAAGGAGGAGACGCCGAAACCTTTGTCTGAGAGCCCGAGCGGCGCGGGAGACGCCGGGCCGGAGCCGCCGCGGGAGAAGCGCAGCGGCGAGGCGCCCGCCGCGGCCGAGGAGCCCCAGGCGGGCGGCGCGGAGCCGCGGGCCAGCAGCCCCCCGCCCCGGGAGGAGCCGCCCGCCGCCGTGCGGCCACCCGAGGAGCTCAGCCGCGAGCGACCGGAGCCGGCCGCCGGAGAGGTTGGGACTGCGAAGGATGCGGCGATAACAG GCTGTGGAGATATTATTGCGGACCATGAGGAGGATGTGGGCGGCGGGAGTGGCGTCTGCGAGAAGAGCACCCCCGGGCCCAGCAAGCTGGGTGCCACCAAGAAGCACCCCCCTATGGTGGCCTaccagggaggaggggaggagatggCCAGCCCCGACCAGGTGGATGACACCTGCCTGCAGGAGTTCTGGGACATGCTGTCACAGACAGACGAGACTCAGACGCAAGGAGGAGGAAGCGGAGGAGGGACAAAGAAGCCCGAGGGGTTGAAGGAAACCCGAGGTACCGAGGGGACCCAGAATAGGGTGGTGGTGAAACGTGGTGGCCTCCACCAGATTGCCATTCACCTGAACCACAAAGAGGAGcagaagagcagggaaaaggagcagcacGAGGGTGTCCCAAACAGCGATGAGGGCTACTGGGATTCCACCACCCCCGGTCCCGAGGAAGACAGTTCCACAAGCATCCAGAAGGAAACCCTTCCCAGGGATAGCTACAGTGGGGATGCTCTCTATGACCTTTATGCTGAGACGGATGAGAACCCACCAGCAGGGCCCACAAACGAGGAAGTCCCCAGTGTGCCACGCTCCAAGCCCGTGTCTCCAATAACGACAGTGAGTTCACTGAAAACACCCTCCAGCACAGCGAAGGACTCCAAGATACCCATCAGCATTAAACACCTTTCGTCACATCCCCCCAGCCATGGAGCAGATGCCAGTAACAGCCATCATGTCGCACACCATCACCTGGCCAAAAGTgagatgcacagaacaaaaATCCCTGTCTCCAAAGTCCTGGTACGCCGGGTCAGTAACAGGGGCGTAGCAGGGACAACGGTGAAAACTGCCACGTACCAGGACAGTGCCAAAAAGTAG